From one Chryseobacterium sp. 3008163 genomic stretch:
- a CDS encoding rod shape-determining protein produces MGLVDMFTEEIAIDLGTANTLIIHNNKIVIDEPSIVAIDRLTGKAIAVGEQAKLMQGKTHENIKVIRPLKDGVIADFHASEHMIKEFIKKISEIKGKFIRPALRIVICIPSGITEVERRAVRDSAQKVNAKEVILIYEPMAAAIGAGIDVESAEGNMIVDIGGGTTEIAVIALGGIVVDKSIKLAGDVFTNDITYFIRSQHNLDIGERTAERIKIEIGSALEELDFPLEEISVRGKDLLTGKPKEIMVNYQEIFKALDKSIMRIEDAIMETLSITPPELATDIYKTGIFLAGGGALLHGLADRIHRKTGLPVFVAEDPLRAVVRGTGIALKNINKFRFLMK; encoded by the coding sequence ATGGGGCTAGTTGATATGTTTACGGAAGAGATTGCAATTGATCTTGGGACGGCTAATACTTTAATAATTCATAATAATAAAATCGTCATAGATGAACCTTCAATCGTTGCAATTGATCGTTTGACGGGGAAGGCAATCGCAGTGGGAGAGCAGGCAAAACTGATGCAAGGTAAGACGCATGAAAATATAAAAGTAATAAGACCGTTAAAAGATGGTGTTATCGCAGATTTTCATGCTTCTGAACACATGATTAAAGAATTTATCAAGAAAATTTCTGAGATCAAAGGTAAATTTATACGTCCGGCACTGAGAATCGTGATCTGTATTCCTTCAGGTATTACAGAGGTTGAAAGAAGGGCGGTAAGAGATTCTGCTCAGAAAGTAAATGCCAAAGAAGTAATATTGATTTATGAGCCAATGGCAGCAGCAATAGGAGCGGGTATCGATGTGGAAAGTGCTGAAGGTAACATGATTGTTGATATTGGAGGTGGTACCACCGAAATAGCTGTGATTGCCTTGGGCGGAATCGTGGTCGACAAATCAATAAAATTAGCAGGTGACGTTTTTACAAACGATATAACTTATTTCATAAGATCGCAACATAATTTGGATATTGGCGAAAGAACGGCAGAAAGAATAAAAATTGAGATTGGTTCTGCCTTAGAAGAATTAGATTTTCCTTTAGAGGAAATTTCAGTTCGCGGAAAAGATCTTCTTACTGGGAAACCGAAAGAAATTATGGTCAATTATCAAGAGATTTTCAAAGCCTTAGACAAATCTATTATGAGAATTGAAGATGCTATTATGGAAACACTTTCAATTACTCCACCAGAATTGGCTACGGATATTTATAAAACTGGAATTTTTCTTGCAGGTGGCGGTGCACTTCTTCATGGATTGGCAGACAGAATTCACAGAAAAACAGGATTGCCGGTATTTGTAGCAGAAGACCCTTTGAGAGCTGTCGTTCGTGGGACGGGTATTGCACTTAAAAACATTAATAAATTCAGATTCTTGATGAAATAA
- a CDS encoding chloride channel protein, protein MNFQNKKKYVSFLKFKRDFQQYGLKKARSYEIILHWLKNRLSRNQFLVLSGILVGCTAGLAGVILKTIVHNIHHFITHDVHFEYQIIFYIIFPFLGIVLTAAIVIAIFKGQDRKGIGAILYEIAQNSSIVSNVKMYSQIIQSAVTVGLGGSAGIESPIAVTGAAIGSNYARTYRLSYKERTLLLAAGATAGIASAFNAPIAGIMFAFEILLTGVVFTDFIPLVVAAVCGSLLSRILLQEDILFRFYTREPFNYLNVPYYLILGIITGLYARYFVVVSQKVEHFINGLNLSRLRKAMFGGAVLSLLCVLFPPLFGEGYDIVKDFTNGNVNSVIHNSFFRYFEIKQWTIILFLILVCLLKAFATSFTIFSGGNGGNFAPSLFAGGSVGFLFAVICQNLGFSDVPVTNLILVGMAGAMSGVLYAPLTAIFLIAESSFGYDLFIPLMIVAVISYLIAKWFAPISPELKTLADQGKIFTHQHDSNLLSSLQTKDFIDFDSQTINENASLQDLYDLISNGRKNNFAVIDDDRQLKGTLTLDDVRPYLFNENEKLNLSKLVKVPAAVVMLSDKPVKIIQTFDDTSTWNLPVVDEENKFIGFISKSAILTSYRQLLKDYS, encoded by the coding sequence TTGAATTTCCAAAACAAAAAAAAATACGTAAGCTTTCTAAAGTTTAAAAGAGATTTTCAGCAGTATGGTCTCAAAAAAGCACGCAGTTATGAGATTATTCTGCATTGGCTGAAAAACCGTTTGAGCAGAAATCAATTTTTGGTACTATCAGGAATTCTTGTAGGATGTACTGCCGGTTTGGCTGGGGTGATCTTAAAGACTATTGTCCATAACATTCATCATTTTATTACTCATGATGTCCATTTTGAATATCAGATTATCTTCTACATCATATTTCCTTTTTTAGGAATTGTCTTAACAGCGGCCATTGTCATTGCCATATTCAAGGGGCAAGACAGAAAAGGAATTGGTGCTATTTTATACGAAATTGCTCAAAATTCGAGCATCGTTTCTAATGTTAAGATGTATTCTCAAATCATTCAGAGTGCTGTCACTGTCGGGCTGGGCGGTTCCGCCGGAATTGAAAGTCCGATTGCTGTTACAGGTGCTGCTATCGGCTCTAACTATGCACGTACTTACCGATTAAGTTACAAAGAACGCACTTTACTTTTGGCGGCTGGCGCTACTGCCGGTATTGCTTCGGCTTTCAATGCACCTATTGCTGGGATCATGTTTGCCTTTGAGATTTTGCTTACAGGCGTAGTTTTCACAGATTTTATTCCTTTGGTTGTTGCTGCGGTCTGCGGAAGTTTATTATCCAGAATTTTACTTCAGGAAGATATTTTATTCAGATTTTATACAAGAGAACCTTTTAACTATCTGAATGTCCCATATTATCTCATCCTTGGAATTATTACCGGATTATATGCCAGATATTTCGTGGTGGTGTCGCAAAAAGTTGAACATTTCATCAATGGTTTAAATCTAAGCAGACTGAGAAAAGCAATGTTCGGTGGTGCTGTACTTTCTTTATTGTGTGTATTATTTCCGCCTCTTTTTGGTGAAGGTTACGATATTGTAAAAGATTTCACCAACGGAAATGTAAACTCAGTGATTCACAACAGCTTTTTCAGATATTTTGAAATCAAACAATGGACGATCATTCTATTTCTGATTTTGGTTTGTCTTCTCAAAGCTTTCGCCACTTCATTTACTATTTTTAGTGGTGGAAATGGTGGAAATTTTGCGCCTTCATTATTTGCCGGCGGGTCTGTAGGATTTCTGTTTGCGGTAATATGTCAAAATCTAGGTTTCTCAGATGTTCCTGTCACCAATCTTATTCTGGTCGGAATGGCTGGTGCCATGAGTGGAGTTCTATACGCTCCTTTAACGGCGATTTTCCTGATTGCAGAATCTAGTTTTGGGTATGATCTGTTTATTCCGCTGATGATTGTTGCTGTAATTTCTTATTTAATTGCTAAATGGTTTGCACCTATCTCTCCAGAGTTAAAAACATTAGCCGACCAGGGAAAAATATTCACCCATCAGCACGACAGCAATCTTTTATCCTCATTACAAACAAAAGATTTTATAGATTTTGATTCTCAGACCATCAATGAAAATGCATCATTGCAGGATTTATACGACCTCATCAGCAACGGAAGAAAAAACAATTTTGCCGTAATTGATGATGACCGTCAGCTCAAAGGAACTCTGACACTAGATGACGTTCGTCCTTATTTGTTTAACGAAAACGAAAAACTGAATCTCTCAAAACTAGTAAAAGTACCTGCAGCAGTGGTAATGCTAAGCGATAAACCTGTGAAGATTATTCAAACTTTTGATGACACCTCCACATGGAATCTTCCCGTGGTCGACGAAGAAAATAAGTTTATCGGATTTATTTCCAAATCAGCTATATTAACGAG